From Scatophagus argus isolate fScaArg1 chromosome 2, fScaArg1.pri, whole genome shotgun sequence, a single genomic window includes:
- the LOC124073671 gene encoding interleukin-15-like gives MTDFMTALPVVLVQSTCPGHQRARGIQFQSTCSLCRESHKTQVWLCFFVLSFLSAYTCSASVTDTEHLQICLEKLIHTIEKSDAMLYAPSANDIKENCINVSLRCYMLELIMVIDEEEIVDNNVDCIIDFNEQLIVDPVGCPPCEAYSLKNITVFLERLNNLLEERNVQQKTSDM, from the exons ATGACAGACTTCATGACGGCGCTCCCGGTCGTCCTCGTCCAGTCCACATGTCCCGGACACCAGCGAGCG AGAGGCATCCAGTTCCAGTCGACCTGTAGCCTGTGCCGAGAGAGTCACAAAACTCAGGTCtggctttgtttctttgttctgaG CTTCTTGAGTGCATATACGTGTTCTGCTTCTGTGACTGATACAGAACACCTACAGATTTGCTTGGAAAAGTTGATTCACACCATTGAG AAATCTGATGCAATGCTGTATGCTCCGTCAGCTAATGACATTAAA GAGAACTGTATAAATGTGTCACTCAGATGTTACATGTTGGAGCTGATAATGGTCATCGATGAAGAGGAAATTGTGGACAATAACGTTGATTGCATCATTGATTTTAACGAACAGCTTATAGTGGATCCT GTTGGCTGTCCACCATGTGAAGCATACTCacttaaaaatattacagtattcCTGGAAAGGCTAAATAACCTTTTGGAAGAGAGGAACGTACAACAGAAGACTTCTGACATGTGA
- the znf330 gene encoding zinc finger protein 330 produces the protein MPKKKTGARKKAESRKEREKQSRANREHIEVAKHPCNFNMECDKCQRKQKNRAFCYFCNSVQKLPVCAQCGKTKCMKSSDCVIKHPGIHSTGMAMVGAVCDFCEAWVCHSRKCLSTHACACPLTDADCIECDRSVWDHGGRIFRCSFCQNFLCEDDQFEHQASCQVLQAETFKCVSCNRLGQHSCLRCKACYCDDHAKSKVFKQEKGKAPPCPKCGHETQETKDLSMSTRTLKFGRQTGADEYDDYNDGASGYDSYWKNLASGGGEQRDDYGEDDDDDEDEYEEDDEEEEEEDDEEEEEEEEDDEEKAADSMTGLKLEGSA, from the exons ATGCCGAAAAAGAAGACCGGTGCTCGGAAGAAGGCTGAGAGCCGTAAGGAGCGAGAGAAACAGAGTCGAGCCAACCGGGAGCATATCGAGGTGGCCAAACACCCCTGCAATTTTAACATG GAATGTGACAAATGTCAAAG aaaacagaagaacagagcTTTCTGTTACTTCTGTAACTCAGTGCAGAAGCTGCCTGTCTGTGCTCAGTGTG GCAAAACCAAGTGCATGAAATCATCAGATTGTGTGATCAAACATCCTGGGATCCACAGCACTGGAATGGCCATGGTG GGGGCAGTATGTGACTTCTGTGAAGCTTGGGTGTGCCACAGCAGGAAATGTCTGAGCACCCATGCATGTGCATGTCCCCTGACTGATGCAGACTGCATCGAGTGTGATCGCAGTGTGTGGGATCATG GAGGGCGAATCTTCCGCTGTTCCTTCTGTCAAAACTTCCTCTGTGAGGATGATCAGTTTGAGCACCAGGCCAGCTGCCAAGTCCTTCAGgcagaaacattcaaat GCGTTTCCTGTAATAGACTGGGGCAACACTCCTGCCTGCGCTGTAAG GCGTGTTACTGCGATGACCACGCTAAAAGTAAGGTCTTCAAACAGGAGAAAGGAAAAGCCCCACCCTGCCCCAAATGTGGTCACGAGACCCAGGAGACCAAAGACCTCAGCATGTCCA CTCGGACGTTGAAATTCGGCCGCCAGACTGGTGCCGATGAATACGACGATTACAATGACGGAGCGTCGGGGTACGATTCATATTGGAAGAACTTAGCATCTGGAGGCGGAGAGCAGCGGGATGACTATGGGgaggatgatgacgatgatgaggatgaatatgaggaggatgatgaggaggaagaggaagaggatgatgaagaggaggaggaggaggaggaagatgatgaggaaaagGCTGCTGATTCCATGACTGGTCTTAAACTGGAAGGGAGCGCCTAA